In a single window of the Thamnophis elegans isolate rThaEle1 chromosome 8, rThaEle1.pri, whole genome shotgun sequence genome:
- the SLA gene encoding src-like-adapter, producing the protein MGNAIKILKTTPEVKNTPWQSGQRSDFLAVLYDYPTPDVSQPIFQVGEKLRVLSDEGVWWKACSLTTGKENYIPENCVARVYHGWLFEGIGREKAEELLLLPSNKIGSFMIRKSETTNGFYSLSVRHANVKHYRIFRLPNNWYYISPRQTFQCLEDLVNHYSEVADGLCCILTTPCLAQLTPIQEVRTQEPPVVMRNKTFKWNHMQRSRECDDDIADMLRLEDSGLSYGLRNSIASYLALTMDDNSLVRKKAKKTQSMICRSNHQSQPGFLYHED; encoded by the exons GCCAGAGAAGTGATTTTCTCGCTGTCCTCTATGATTACCCCACGCCGGATGTAAGCCAGCCTATATTTCAAGTTGGGGAAAAACTGCGTGTGCTATCAGA CGAGGGTGTCTGGTGGAAAGCTTGCTCCCTGACTacaggaaaagaaaattatattccGGAAAATTGTGTTGCCAGAGTTTACCACGG CTGGTTATTTGAAGGCATCGGTAGAGAAAAGGCTGAAGAACTTCTGCTCCTTCCAAGTAACAAAATCGGCTCTTTCATGATTAGAAAAAGTGAGACCACAAATG GTTTTTATTCGCTGTCAGTCCGGCATGCAAATGTGAAACATTACCGGATCTTCCGCTTGCCAAACAATTGGTATTATATCTCCCCTCGGCAAACGTTTCAGTGTCTTGAGGACCTCGTAAACCACTATTCTG AGGTGGCTGATGGCTTGTGCTGTATCCTCACAACTCCTTGCCTCGCCCAACTCACCCCCATCCAGGAAGTAAGGACTCAAGAGCCCCCCGTAGTGATGCGCAACAAAACCTTCAAGTGGAATCATATGCAAAG gTCCAGGGAGTGCGACGATGACATTGCAGACATGCTCAGATTGGAAGATTCTGGCCTCAGCTACGGTCTCCGAAACAGCATCGCCTCTTACCTTGCCCTAACTATGGACGACAATTCTCTCGTGAGAAAGAAAGCCAAAAAGACGCAGTCTATGATCTGTCGGAGCAACCACCAATCCCAACCTGGTTTCCTGTATCATGAGGACTGA